From Nocardioides faecalis:
GGAGGGCACGGTCTACATGCACCACGCGCAGGACCGGCTCATCGACGTGCCGCGGACCGAGCGCGACGGCAAGCGCGGCGGCATCCACAACAGCCTCACGAGGATCCTGATGAAGCCCAACCACATCGTCGGCGGGTACGCCCAGCTGGCCTACGCGTTCAACTACATCGGCCCCATCGGCGACAACCGCGACGAGGTCACGATGATCCGCAAGCGCCGGACGGAGGTGACGTACTGATGCGCGTCATGGGCCAGATGGCGATGGTGATGAACCTCGACAAGTGCATCGGGTGCCACACCTGCTCGGTGACCTGCAAGCAGGCGTGGACCAACCGCACCGGCATGGAGTACGTGTGGTTCAACAACGTCGAGACCCGGCCCGGGCTGGGCTACCCCCGCACGTACGAGGACCAGGAGGAGTGGCGGGGCGGCTGGGTGCGCCGGCGCGACGGCAGGATCGCGCTGCGGGCCGGCGGGCGGTTCAAGAAGCTGCTGACGATCTTCTCCAACCCCAAGCTGCCCTCCATCGAGGACTACTACGAGCCCTGGACCTACGACTACGACACCCTGGTCGGCTCGCCGCAGTCCGACACCTTCCCGGTGGCGCGGCCGAAGAGCCTGCTCACGGGCGAGAACATGAACGTCGAGTGGTCGGCGAACTGGGACGACGACCTCGGCGGCTCCCACGAGAATGCGGCCCGCGACCCGATGCTGGCGGGCATCGAGGAGAAGGTGAGGCTGGAGTTCGAGCAGACCTTCATGTTCTACCTGCCCCGCATCTGCGAGCACTGTCTCAACCCGTCCTGCGCGGCCTCGTGCCCCTCCGGCGCGATCTACAAGCGGTCCGAGGACGGCATCGTGCTGGTCGACCAGGACCGCTGCCGCGGCTGGCGGATGTGCGTCTCGGGCTGTCCCTACAAGAAGGTCTACTTCAACCACAAGACCGGCAAGGCCGAGAAGTGCACCTTCTGCTACCCCCGGGTCGAGGTCGGGATCCCGACCGTCTGTTCGGAGACCTGCGTGGGCCGGCTGCGCTACATCGGCCTGGTGCTCTACGACGCCGACCGGGTCCTCGAGGCCGCCAGCGTCGAGGACGAGCACGAGCTCTACCAGGCCCAGCGCTCCTGCTTCCTCGACCCGCACGACCCGGCGGTGCAGCGCGCCGCCGCCGAGGCGGGCATCCCGACGGACTGGGTGGAGGCGGCCAAGTCGTCCCCGGTGTGGCGGCTGATCCACGACTACGAGGTCGCGCTGCCCCTGCACCCGGAGTACCGCACCATGCCGATGGTCTGGTACATCCCGCCGCTGTCGCCGGTGGTCGACGCGGTGCGCGACACCGGCGAGGACGCCGAGGACCGGGGCAACCTCTTCGCGGCCATCGACACCCTGCGCATCCCCGTGGAGTACCTCGCCAACCTGTTCACGGCCGGGGACACCGCGCCGGTCGATGCGGTGCTGCGCAAGCTTGCGGCGATGCGCTCCTACATGCGCGACCTCAACCTCGGCCGCGACGCCGACGAGTCCATTCCCGCTGCGGTCGGCATGAGCGGGGAGGAGATGTACGAGATGTTCCGCCTGCTGGCCATCGCCAAGTACGACGAGCGCTACGTCATCCCGACGGCGCACGTCGAGCAGGCGCACGCGTTGGAGGAGCTGGCCACCGACTGCCCGGTCTCCGACTACGGCGGCGGGCAGAACGACCTCTTCGGTGAGGGGTCGGGCTACCCGACCCCGGTCTCCGTGGAGAACTTCCGGATGCTCCAGGAACGCCAGACCAGCGACACGCTGGCCAGCCCGGCGGACAAGAGCAGCCGGGTCAACCTGCTCAGCTGGGACGGCAAGGGGCTGCCTGACGGGCTCTTCCCGGCCCGGCGCGACGACGGGGACCAGTGATGCTCGGCCGCAACCGCAAGGCATCCCGGGAACGGGACGTGCGCGCGGTCTGGGCGGTCTGCTCCGCCCTGCTGGACTACCCGACCCCCGAGCTGCTCGCCGGCCTCGACGACCTCGAGCGGCTCGTGCCCGGCAACAGCGACCTCGCCGCGCTGGCCGCGCACCTGCGTGCCCACCCGCTGCGCGCCGTGCAGGAGGAGTACGTCGCCACCTTCGACCACACCCGCAAGTGCGCGCTCTACCTCACCTACTTCGCCTACGGCGACACGCGCCGGCGCGGCGCGGCGCTGGTGCGGTTCAAGGA
This genomic window contains:
- the narH gene encoding nitrate reductase subunit beta, whose product is MRVMGQMAMVMNLDKCIGCHTCSVTCKQAWTNRTGMEYVWFNNVETRPGLGYPRTYEDQEEWRGGWVRRRDGRIALRAGGRFKKLLTIFSNPKLPSIEDYYEPWTYDYDTLVGSPQSDTFPVARPKSLLTGENMNVEWSANWDDDLGGSHENAARDPMLAGIEEKVRLEFEQTFMFYLPRICEHCLNPSCAASCPSGAIYKRSEDGIVLVDQDRCRGWRMCVSGCPYKKVYFNHKTGKAEKCTFCYPRVEVGIPTVCSETCVGRLRYIGLVLYDADRVLEAASVEDEHELYQAQRSCFLDPHDPAVQRAAAEAGIPTDWVEAAKSSPVWRLIHDYEVALPLHPEYRTMPMVWYIPPLSPVVDAVRDTGEDAEDRGNLFAAIDTLRIPVEYLANLFTAGDTAPVDAVLRKLAAMRSYMRDLNLGRDADESIPAAVGMSGEEMYEMFRLLAIAKYDERYVIPTAHVEQAHALEELATDCPVSDYGGGQNDLFGEGSGYPTPVSVENFRMLQERQTSDTLASPADKSSRVNLLSWDGKGLPDGLFPARRDDGDQ